TGATTATGTTGCCTCTTTCTTTGGCTTGTCTGGTTCATGAAAATCAACGTTGATTCATGTTAAGCATAATGGAAAATACGATATCAAAGTGTTACATGACGATGCCTTTATTATTTCCGAAAAAGATGGCTCATCCATTGCGCTAGAACCGTCTTATTTTGATAAGACCAACGATTATCCAACGGGACACCCAGAGCAAGACTTTTTCGTGACTGTTCAAAATTGTGGTGTGACGTTAGATGATAATGGTCGTAAAAAATTGATGACCGAGGATATTCGTAATGGGAACGGACGTACCGTAAAATCACGTTTTGCAACGCCAAATCGTGTTGACCATATCGAGGAGCCAATTAATGCTATTTTTTGGATTATGAAAGACGATTCATTGCCACCTTTAATCAAAACAATCCTAAACTAGCTCTGTCTGTTGAAGCTATCTCACGTTTGGAACGAGTGATTAACAATCTAAAATAAGGTCATATTCTTACAAAACTATTTATTCGGTGAAAAAGACTCCTAGCGGGTACTTTTTTTGATGCCTTTTTAATAAAAATACAATTTTAACTAATAATTATAAATAAGGTAATCCCTAGTATTTATAACATTATTTGTCAATAAATCTGACTATAAATATTTTTTATATATATACCTATAATTATAAAACATGGTAAGAATAAAAGAATTTTCAGAAAAAATATTGTTCTTTAAAAAACTTGTGTTTTAATGTTTTTTATATTGACGAGCCGTCAATATAAAATAACCATTTTGGGAGGTTTATTATGAATAAGAAAAAGAGATTCTCTTTTAGGAAGTACAAGGTCGGACTGGTTTCAGTCCTCGTAGGAGCTGTCTTTTTTGCAGTAGGTACAGGTCGTGTTTCGGCTGATGAGTTGTCAAAAGCAGCGGGAGTAAGTCAAACAGACCCTGCTTCTAATATTGAGCAAGTGGTGCAGGCAACAGAAAGTTCAAGCACAGCTGATTTTGCTCAAGCGGCATCAGTAGAATCGACGACTGAAGCAAGTAGTGTTGAAAGCACAGTGCAACAGCAGATGAAGTGGCATTAGCTTCTAAAACGCAGAAGACAGTATCAGAAGAACTTTCTAGCCCAGCTGCTAC
This sequence is a window from Streptococcus macedonicus ACA-DC 198. Protein-coding genes within it:
- a CDS encoding Serine endopeptidase ScpC; amino-acid sequence: MNKKKRFSFRKYKVGLVSVLVGAVFFAVGTGRVSADELSKAAGVSQTDPASNIEQVVQATESSSTADFAQAASVESTTEASSVESTVQQQMKWH
- a CDS encoding Phosphoenolpyruvate carboxykinase [ATP], whose protein sequence is MIHVKHNGKYDIKVLHDDAFIISEKDGSSIALEPSYFDKTNDYPTGHPEQDFFVTVQNCGVTLDDNGRKKLMTEDIRNGNGRTVKSRFATPNRVDHIEEPINAIFWIMKDDSLPPLIKTILN